The genomic DNA AGGGTAGTTTTTCCCGCCCCGCTCGGACCGACAATCGCTACGATCTCACCTTCGCCTATCGTCAAGTCGATTCCTTTCAATACTTGCAGGGAGCCGAAGCTTTTGGTTATTCCTTCTGTTTGTATCATATCAGTTGAAAGTTGAAAGTTGAAAGTTGAAAGTTGTATAAGGAAAAGAATAACTTCTCATTTTCAACTTTCAACTTTCAACTGGTTAATAACATATGAGGCTAAGTAGCATCCGAATATTGCCGGCATATAGGAAACGGTTCCGGTCGTTGTCCGTTTGCATTGTTCGCCTTCCACTTCTACGACGGCATCAGGATTGGCTATCTCGGTAGAGAAGACAACCGGAATCCCTTTGTTGACGCCCAGACCGCGCAGTCGTTTGCGTACGGCTTTTGCCAATGCGCAGTTGCAGGTCTTCGAGATATCCGCGATCCTGACTTGTGACGGGTCCATCTTGGCTCCGGCACCCATTGAGGAAACGACAGGGATATTTCTCTGATAAGCGTGATACAAGAGGAATACTTTCGGACTGAGGGAATCGATCGCGTCGACGACAAAATCGTACCGGGTCGCCGAAAGTACCTCTTCCGTCCGTTCGTCGCGCAAAAATTCGTTCAGGACACCTAGTTTCAGACGGGGATTGATATCTAACAGGCGACGGGCTACGACTTCAGCTTTCGGCATCCCCAACGTCGAATGTAACGCCGGCAGTTGGCGGTTGATATTGCTTTCGTTCACCGTGTCGGCGTCGACGATCGTCATGTGGCCGATTCCGGCGCGGCATATCTGTTCGGCTGCATAAGCTCCCACACCTCCTAGTCCCACTACCAGCACATGGCTATGTGCCAGCCGCTCCATCCGGTCGGCGCCTAACAAAAGTTCCGTCCGTGTGTTCCAATTGTAACTCATTAAAATGATTTTGGATGCAAAAGTAATAAATCAATCAGAAATGCCCTGCTATTTAGCCATCTTTTAACGAAAAAGGGGCGATACACTCCGATTGTGAGAGATAAGGAATAATTTGTATCTTTGTCCGCAATAAATTCAAATACTTATGAAGATACAACTCTATTGGCTGCTTTTGGCAGCTTTATTGTTATTGTCTGGAAAAGCAGACGCCGCAAATAACAAGAAACCGTTTGTCATCCCTGAATTGCAGGAATGGAGAGGAGCTCAGGGGATGTTCACTCCTACGGCTACATCCCGGATCGTGTATACCGGAAAAGATCCGTCTGTAGCCCGTGTTGCCAATCAGTTTGCCGAAGACTACGAGCTGATGTTCGGCCGTCGGATGCAGGTCGTGCAAGGTCGTGCGGCTGCCGGCGATTTTGTGTTCTCCCTCTCGTCCGACAGCCGGTTGGGAGAGGAAGGCTACACGATGAAGATCACTGACCGCGTCATCGTTACTGCTCCTAAGAGCAAGGGGCTGTATTGGGCTACCCGCACGTTGCTACAACTGACCGAACAGCAGGGTAATCAGGCTTTGCCGAAAGGGACAGCCCGTGATTATCCCGACTATGCGATCCGTGGTTTTATGATGGATTGCGGGCGTAAATTTATTCCAATGAGCATGTTACGTGATTATGTGAAGATGATGGCCTACTATAAGATGAACACATTCCAGATCCACTTGAACGATAATGCTTTCAAGCAATATTACAATCACGACTGGAACAAGACCTATTCGGCTTTCCGCCTCGAATGTGAAACTTTTCCCGGACTGACCGCCCGCGATGGCTATTATACAAAAAAGGAGTTTATCGCCCTGCAACAACTCGCCGATAGCCTGGGTGTGGAGATCATTCCGGAGATAGATGTCCCGGCACATTCGCTTGCTCTTACACAGTATAAGCCGGAGATCGGCAGCGAAGAGTATGGCATGGATCATCTTGACTTGTTCAAACCTGAAACTTATGAGTTCGTGGATGCTCTTTTCCGCGAGTACCTGGAAGGACGTAATCCCGTCTTTACCGGCAAACGTGTCCATATTGGAACGGACGAATATTCCAATAAAAAGCAGGATGTGGTGGAGAAATTCCGTGCTTTCACCGATCACTATATCCGTTTTGTGGAAGGTTTCGGCAAGCAGGCTTGTGTCTGGGGAGCTTTGACGCACGCAAAGGGTGAAACACCTGTAAAATCTGAAAACGTGCTGATGAGCGCTTGGTATAACGGGTATGCCGATCCGAAAGAGATGATCAAACAAGGCTATGACCTGATTAGTATCCCTGACGGGTATCTGTATATCGTTCCCGCAGCAGGCTATTATTATGATTATCTGAATACGGAAATGCTTTATAAAGAATGGACGCCCGCCCATGTAGGGAAAGAAGTGTTTCCCGAAAAGCATAAGCAGATCAAAGGCGGTATGTTTGCTGTCTGGAACGACCATGCGGGTAACGGCATCAGCACGAAGGATATTCACTATCGCGTGTTTCCTGCTATGCAGACGTTGGCTGTTAAGATGTGGACGGGAAAGGATTGTACGGTTCCGTATGCGGACTTTAACAGCGCCCGTATGGCGATCAGCGAAGCACCTGGCGTGAACGTGGCCGGACGTATCGGGACGGAGCCGCGTTCCGTTTACAACCTCGAAACTTTGAAGCCGGGAATGGAAACGGGGTTGAAAGAGATTGGCTATCATTATACCGTCTCTTTCGATATCAAAGCGGAGGCGGAGGAAAAGGGAACCGAATTGTTTCGTTCGCCTGATGCTGTCTTTTACCTGTCTGATCCGGCTTCCGGAAAGTTGGGATTTATCCGGGATGGATATCTGAATACCTTCAACTACCAGTTTTATCCAGAAGAGACCGCATCGGTAACCATTACTGGGGACGAGAAATCTACGCGGCTTTACATCGACGGTAAGTTGAAAGAGGATCTGGCTATCCGGAAACAGTATTTCAATGGAGGAAAAGATTCGATGAATTATGTCCGCACATTGGTATTCCCATTGGAAAAAGCGGGAAATTTCAAGAGCTCGATCCGTAATGTGGAAGTGCTGAACTATTGCAAGTCGGAGATGTAGGCTTAACTGGTGACAATTGTGGAATTATAGACGGGGCGTGTGGATTTTTTCTACACGCCCCGTTTGTTTTATGGGGTGACTTCCCGCTTTGCAAGCGCTTTTATCGGTTTGGCATGGCGTTTGTATTTATGTCAATGTAATGGAGTTTAGGTTATAAGAAGATTGTTTAGATTTAGGTTTTAAGATTATGAAAAAGATTGTTTTAGCATTAGTCGTTGCAGTTGTTGCATGTGTGGTGGTATTTGCATCTCAGGATGCGAAGTGTAGACAGGCTGCTGTATATTCATCTTTCGAACAGGTTACTCCCGATGGGTTTCGGAGAATAGATATGCAAAACCTCCCACATGCCGTATTACGGACAATGGGAACCTCTTCTTCTTATGAGGGTTGTACTTTTGAAGGAGCTTATATGATGGGGAATCCCGGACATGAAACTTATAAGATCGAGATTGGTAATCCGGACCGGAGCGAGGAGTTTGTGTTGATGAACGGCCGTGGAGAAGTGATCAAGTAAGAAATTATATTGGATGATTATATTGGAAGGAAGTGTGTCGAAATCTATCTATTGTCCTATCAGGGAATAGATGGTTTTGACACATTTCCTTTTAGGTTATTTTATTTTCCGATAAATCATTTCCAAAGCCACTAATCTTGTCGTTTTACCGGCTTCTATGCCCGGCAGGTCCTTTCCGCTCAGTTTTTTCCAGGCGGTTAGAGTCGCCATATCCACCGGCTCCTGCAAACGTGCAGTCCATTCGGGAAGATAGCCGCGAAGTCCCAGATATTGCACCATGCGGAAGTGAGGACTCGTGTAATCCACATCCTTGAAATACATAAGTGTCGCCTTCTGGTCGACCAGCTTGTCCTGCAGACGGGAGAGGTCGATGTTCTGCACCTTCACCTTTCCGTCAATCGAAAGGGCGGAGGCGATACCAGCGGCCTGTCCCATTGCCATCCAGCAAGGCTCCATGCGCAGGGTGGAAAATCCGATGTGCGAACCCGACACCGGGACGGGCAACAGGAGGTTGCCCACTTCTTTCGGGACCATCACGCCATAGGGGACTGTGTATACTGCCGACGGATAGCTCAGGAAGCCGTCCAGATGCACTCTTCCTTCTTCTCTTTTCCGTACCGCATGCGAATCCAACGCATAATGGCTCGCCGTTATGCTGCTTTGGTGGATGGGCGGGCGGCTACCGATCGTTACCGGAATGGCATCGTTGGCGGTAAAGAAATATGCACCTTCGAAACGACGGCCTTCACGGACGTAGACCTGGCGCGGGAAATGTCCGTTGTCCGCATATTCGTCTTTCGAAAGTCCCCATTCTTTTGCTGCTTTGCGGAAGTGGGCGGGCAGTTCGGGGTCGTTTTGGGCGAACCAGAAAAGGCCTTCGGTGTATTCACGCAGACGTTGGGCGAACTTGTCGCGCCATTCCCACGAAGAGGTGGGCCAGGGCCAGTTCTCCTCAGGCAGGTCGGTCGATACGAACACACCGTGCTGGTTATTGGCGTCCGTCTTCATGTTCGGGACATGGACGATGTTGGTGATCTTGGCGATCCCCCATTTGTCTCCCGGAAGTTTGGAGGGGTTGCCGGCCTTGATATGTTTCCGGTTCTCTTCCATCATTTCGGGTGTCACGCGTTGCATGGCGGCATCCGTGTTGCGTCCGGTCCAGACATCCTCCACGATGGAGGCATAGTCTTCGCGGTTATAACGGGCCGGCTTGGTGAAGGCCACGCGGTTCGCAGGATTATTGGTCAGACAGAGGCGGTAATTGTAGGACTGCACGGCATTGTCTTTCTTGAACGTGCTGCCGTCCCCTTCCGGACCGCCCCAATATTTGTAGACGCGCCCGGCTCCGGGCTCGCCGAACTCGTCTTTCCCTTCGCGCCCTACACGGAAAGGAACGCCGGCGGCAGCTCCGAGGTCACCTTCGTAGGTGGCATCCAGGAATACAGAACCGGTATATTCCTCCATCTCCCCGGTTTCGCGGTTCAGGATACGGATCTTTTCGATGCGGTTGTCGCGCATGACTATGTTTTCATCTTCGGCATCGAACTGGCGCATGGTCAGGACAGTGATCTTGTCCTTCTGCCCGTCGAGCATCTTCTGGAAGATGCGTGCCCCGACGGAGGGTTCGAAGTGGTAGCCGTCGCTGCATACTTTCACCTGCTCGGAGCCAGGACCGTAGGTGTCGATATAGTGTTGTTTCACTCCGTCCACAAACTCACGGAACAAGCCGGTCGTTGCGGCACGGGTGGCGATGTCGGTTGCTCCGAGTCCGTTGGCGGGAAGTCCGCCTACATAGCGGGTACGTTCGAGTATTACCGATTTTTTCCCCATCCGGGCAGCCGAGATGGCTGCCATGATCCCTCCGGGGTTGCCGCCGACGATCACCAGGTCGTAGGACGACTGGCCGAAAGCGGTCGCACAGGCCAAAAGGAGGGAGAGTACAAGTGTTTTCTTTCTCATAAAGTGCTATTTACTGTTTAATATTTCTTGGGCATAACGGGCATAGTGGCCTTGCAGACCGTCGGCATACCGGCGGAGCACCTCTTCTCCGATACCGTCCTGGTCGCCGCATAGGTAAAGGGCTCTTGCCAAATGCAACTCCTTCAATGCGAGGTTACGGGTAGACGTGTCGTTGAGGTCGGGGACCGCATTGCTAC from Parabacteroides merdae ATCC 43184 includes the following:
- a CDS encoding tRNA threonylcarbamoyladenosine dehydratase, whose product is MSYNWNTRTELLLGADRMERLAHSHVLVVGLGGVGAYAAEQICRAGIGHMTIVDADTVNESNINRQLPALHSTLGMPKAEVVARRLLDINPRLKLGVLNEFLRDERTEEVLSATRYDFVVDAIDSLSPKVFLLYHAYQRNIPVVSSMGAGAKMDPSQVRIADISKTCNCALAKAVRKRLRGLGVNKGIPVVFSTEIANPDAVVEVEGEQCKRTTTGTVSYMPAIFGCYLASYVINQLKVES
- a CDS encoding family 20 glycosylhydrolase, producing the protein MKIQLYWLLLAALLLLSGKADAANNKKPFVIPELQEWRGAQGMFTPTATSRIVYTGKDPSVARVANQFAEDYELMFGRRMQVVQGRAAAGDFVFSLSSDSRLGEEGYTMKITDRVIVTAPKSKGLYWATRTLLQLTEQQGNQALPKGTARDYPDYAIRGFMMDCGRKFIPMSMLRDYVKMMAYYKMNTFQIHLNDNAFKQYYNHDWNKTYSAFRLECETFPGLTARDGYYTKKEFIALQQLADSLGVEIIPEIDVPAHSLALTQYKPEIGSEEYGMDHLDLFKPETYEFVDALFREYLEGRNPVFTGKRVHIGTDEYSNKKQDVVEKFRAFTDHYIRFVEGFGKQACVWGALTHAKGETPVKSENVLMSAWYNGYADPKEMIKQGYDLISIPDGYLYIVPAAGYYYDYLNTEMLYKEWTPAHVGKEVFPEKHKQIKGGMFAVWNDHAGNGISTKDIHYRVFPAMQTLAVKMWTGKDCTVPYADFNSARMAISEAPGVNVAGRIGTEPRSVYNLETLKPGMETGLKEIGYHYTVSFDIKAEAEEKGTELFRSPDAVFYLSDPASGKLGFIRDGYLNTFNYQFYPEETASVTITGDEKSTRLYIDGKLKEDLAIRKQYFNGGKDSMNYVRTLVFPLEKAGNFKSSIRNVEVLNYCKSEM
- a CDS encoding FAD-dependent oxidoreductase, whose protein sequence is MRKKTLVLSLLLACATAFGQSSYDLVIVGGNPGGIMAAISAARMGKKSVILERTRYVGGLPANGLGATDIATRAATTGLFREFVDGVKQHYIDTYGPGSEQVKVCSDGYHFEPSVGARIFQKMLDGQKDKITVLTMRQFDAEDENIVMRDNRIEKIRILNRETGEMEEYTGSVFLDATYEGDLGAAAGVPFRVGREGKDEFGEPGAGRVYKYWGGPEGDGSTFKKDNAVQSYNYRLCLTNNPANRVAFTKPARYNREDYASIVEDVWTGRNTDAAMQRVTPEMMEENRKHIKAGNPSKLPGDKWGIAKITNIVHVPNMKTDANNQHGVFVSTDLPEENWPWPTSSWEWRDKFAQRLREYTEGLFWFAQNDPELPAHFRKAAKEWGLSKDEYADNGHFPRQVYVREGRRFEGAYFFTANDAIPVTIGSRPPIHQSSITASHYALDSHAVRKREEGRVHLDGFLSYPSAVYTVPYGVMVPKEVGNLLLPVPVSGSHIGFSTLRMEPCWMAMGQAAGIASALSIDGKVKVQNIDLSRLQDKLVDQKATLMYFKDVDYTSPHFRMVQYLGLRGYLPEWTARLQEPVDMATLTAWKKLSGKDLPGIEAGKTTRLVALEMIYRKIK